CAAAACTAGACAGAGATTTTGCTTGGGGTGCTTCTTCTAGTTATTATCTTCCAATCCTCGTTAACTAGGTCTTGATCTTACCAAGCTTTAGAGACTTTAAGTTGTGTCTATTGATATCTAATGTGCATATTAACAACATATTGTGTAAAATAGTAaattataactagattttgacccgctcTTAGAAAGCgcaggtttttttttaaagtataaacaatttgatatgaattaatatttgtagattgttgtacattattatgttacaaaatattattatattgaggcagataatttttgtaaaattatataattcataaataagtttctttaaaattttgtgtgtatatttttattaaactctTTTGGTCTGTCTATTTTATCTGGATCCAAAAACACAAACCAAGACCGACTTGAAAATATAGGTTCGGTTCGAGTCCAGGACAAAGTAtctattggttattttttaagACCCATAGGTTTTGATCTGGTCCGGATCATACCCGAGATCCGATCAGGTACCCAGATTAATCGGATCTTTTTAGTATATTAGTTATGTATGGGTATTTcgtatatgttttaaatttggatattcttttaaattttaggtttgggtttttggttattgtttCAGGTTTTGGGTAAAAttccaattttaaaatatattttgggtattcaaattaaattttcagTATTTTTAGTTTTTCGATTCATGATTTAGGTTAAAATACGGGCTTTTCGCGTATTTATTTGGTATTTATTTGGAGTCTCAGGTATTTTTCAGGCTTACCGGTACTTTAGGTTTTAGATACCCAAACCTAATCGAATCAGTTACATACCTgaaaattatatgaattttacgGGTATTTAAGTTATGGATTTAAACCGACTCgtattttaaagtatattagatcattttttttttcttgtttgtataaatattatatcattatttttaactTGTTTGTATAAATATTCCACAAACATTAgaatacaatattatatatatatatatatatatatatatcagtacgTATAGTAAATTGGTATGTTTactctaaaattaacaaaatttgtttggtttTAAACTTATTGGTTCGTGAATGGacttattaaaatcaaaataagttGGTATTATACGTATTGTAAGATATTTGGTTTTATCAAAAGGTATCAGGGTTCCAACTTCTGTTTTCCATAAATTTTTGTTGGacttattaaaatcaaataagtTGGTGTTATACGTATTGTaagatatttgattttaataagtCTAACAAAGATATATAgctcagttaaaaaaaaacaaagctatATAACAGTgactaaattattgttagagaaatataaggtaatATATTGTTAGTCACTTATTATGGTAAGACCAAAAATATTGTTAGTtaatgaaagggtccaaacaacctttttaagtaaattttttaagactgcttcccttttaataaaaaagatcttttccttttccttattcTTAACTCTATCTACTTGTATAAGTACAAGTacatatctattctattaatttaGAATTATATTTATACCCAACCAACTCAACTAGATATTGTGTGATATTTAAGTTTTTGAACCTATTTAAAATGTATGTAATAAAAGACTTTTCTTAGTTGTTTTGGGTAGTACGATCTTGATATTcgagcatgattaaccccggtCTCTTAGCCGGAgtttttaactcatgatttgacatttttttacacttttcggctaagagacggttcttatatctattatttaagacacggttcttagtttttttagttaaaatctaagaaaagctaagaatcGTCTCTTAGCCGAAACTAAGAACTCCAGTTTCTTATCTGGAAGCGACGCAAGGGCTGTCTCTTCGTTTGACATCGGGACTAATAGATAGGGAGGCGGAGGTTGGAGCTAACTAGACGGAGATTTTGTTTTGGGTGCTTCTTCTAGGTATCTAACTAGGTGTTGATCAGGTTGGCGTTCAAGTGCTTCTTATAGGTTTAGTTTGTATCTATCCGGGTTTTGGATTTTCGAAACTAAAAATTTTAGTtccattcggatatttagaaattttagttcgaatttggtttgaatctttacgggttcggttcggatctaccGAATTTTAGAAACTAAGTTATGTCTATTGATATCTAATGTGTATATTAACAACATACTGTTAATTTATATTGATATCtaatattttccttttctttattCTTAACTCTGTCTACTTGTATACATGTGTATGTACATCTATTCACTTAATTTAAAATCGTATTTATACTTAACCAACAAAATACCATgtgatattttagtttttgaagcTATTTAAGATGTAtacaactaaataaaatttaattagttcAGCTTACTAATCAGTTATGTCAAATATATTAAAGCGGAAGATGATTGACAAGGGAGTACGAAGGAGATGTAAAAGTTTTCGATTGCATGCGGATGCGAGGCGTTGGAGAAAGTCGGTACTGGAGACCTTTCGACTTCGaaaaagttaccaaatgaagtaTAAAATAGGAAATGTGAAGTAGGTAAAGACAAATTTTACTTTTCTGcagttaataattaataattttaatttaattttttgcaggTTGTGCCGGTTATACGAAAAGGTATTacagtattaatatatatatttaacgaCGAGGATTGTTAGGGGAAATGACTACTAGGTGAATTAcggttttttttcttggttataGGCTCCAATTTCACTATTCTTAAATCTACCTACTGTTACAAGtactttttctctattttttgagcaaaaaagtaaaaaaaactcCGATTATCTTTGACCTAAAGCTGCTTGCTTCCCACACAAGCTTCGCatctgtttctttctttttttcttatctaaCTAGGCGACTGTTTGTAATTACCAGCCGCCGTTGTCTCCATGCTCATCTTTTTACTACTCAACCAATAGATTCACTGGAATGGATTGACGATTGGGACATGCCACCAGCTTAACCATTTATACAGCACCCAATGGTCTTTTTCTGtggtcatatatatatatatatatatatatataatatccaTTCTGTTTTGGCAGTTTTGAAAGTTTTGTTTActaattttacaaataaaaatggatgCTAAAACTTACCTATTTACATAATCTCAGGTTCCTTCCATGGCACCTTATCTTACCCGGCCCATTGATGTATGCCAAGAACTTAACTATGAACAGTTTATTTAAAACTGCTGCTTGATTAAAGAATTAAATCTAAAAAGCAACAATATATAATGAAgttgattttaaaaaagaaagcaACTGATAGTGGTGAAAACAAACGCAAAACTTCAAACCGATTTCACTTGACAACGGAAGAAAACGTATGAACTAGGAACCGTAAGCACAACACTAGCCCACTCAACTGTTCCCCAAACTTCATGATCACCACTACGTCTTTCAAGCGCAATAACCGAACACCAAATCTCCTTGTTTTGACACTGATCAAACTTGTCCCACAAGATTAAGAGTTTCCCACCATAGTTAGCTATTGCAATAACACCAACACTACAATACTTGTTCAATACCTCCAAACCTTTGACCATTCTCCAACTTTTAAGCTTTGTGTCGTACCAAAAGAAACCTCTTTTACGACAAAAGTACCAAACATGGCCTATCTCACACTTTCTCCCAAACTTGCGTACTTTTGATGAAACTCCCCATCTACCTTCTTTTGGATTATAATAATGATCATACTTCCCGCTGCTCTCAACGTAGACCCTTCTCTTGGTCACGTTCATTGACTTAATCAATGAGAAGCGGAGCTCAGGGCCAGGGTCAGGCAAAGATTCCCAAGTTTGAGTATTTGTATCAAAAGCTTCAGCCCAACTCGCGGATTCATCTGCATTGCAACCACCCATTACATATATTTTCCCATCAAGGGCCCTCGCAATGGCATTCTCTCTAGCCACTTTCATTCTAGGGGCTTTAAGCCATGGGGAATATTTACTTTTACCCCATGGAGTGAGAACACCCTTATTACGGACCCAGAGTAGGGATGAAACGGGAGAGTTATTGCAGTGTCTGAGTTTATACTGTTTTGAACTAAACGTACCGAGATACAATGTTGGTGCACTAGGAGAATATGAAGAAGGTATTGGTACCAACATAGCGTTTCCTGTAGAGTTACTATTCTCCTCCTTCAACTCATTGGTTAGAGTTTGACCAGGCTTTATCCACATGCTGTACCACGAAGGAAGACGGTGACCGGGTAGCTGTAAGAAGACGTGAAGGACGTTTTCACGTGTTTTGGAGCGAGATCGCGCAAGGTGTAGCTCATTGGAAAAGATGAGAGAGTTGAATCTCTTGGATACTAGCGAGAGTTTAGGGTAGTGCGACTTTGATATGTGTGCTAAGCAGGTTACAACGATCTCATCGGGAAGCGAAGAAAACGACGGAGATGTCAGCTGCGGAGCGGTGGAGGAGGTGGTCGGATTCCGAGCGAAAGTAGATATCAATTTGTTGATCGTGAGAGTGAAAACTTTTAGcgatttttcatataaataacttATTGCATGCTTAAGAAGACCAAAGCGGTCTCCTCGAGACAGAGACTTTGTTTGCCGAGCAACCATCTTTGAAGTTAAGAACACATACACAAGTTAGGTTTTCATGTTAAGtaactatttattttctttgtaattgcaaaactaacccttgattaaaattaaaatatcgaGTCGAccctgttttaaaaaatatgaatcaAATAGACCCCCTTTGGCTGTTTCGCTTGTTTATAGTATATTTATGCGACTTGCCAATTCATATCATTTTCTATGTCCTGATGAGGTCATAAGAACCGCGACTGCAACGGTGAACATGAAGAGCATACTGGTAAGAAGTATATATGTTCTTCTCGATGGTCTCCTGTATTCTCCAAACAGCATTATCCCCCAAAAAGTGCTCACAAGTGGAAGTGCCTGAAGCACAACAAAACCAAAGTAtaaagatatgtttttttttttttcaatttaccCCAGAGAATATGTATGTTACTAGTCAAAACCTGAACAGCGCCTGCAGCTGCATAACTGGCGGTTTGACCACCCATAAACTGAAGACCATTACCAAAACCACAGAGAAGTCCAGCTAATAAAGACCATCCTCTACCGTTCCAGTCATTGAGGTAAGCCTTGAAAGAAGATCTTGGGAGACCAAGTACAGGCCAATAGAGAAACTTGATGTTAAGAATCAAAGCACTCACAAAGGCAGAGACTGAGAAGTAGAAGAAAGCGGTGTACACATTAAGTTTTGGAACTCCATGTTTCAAAGTGTGCCATTGATCGTTTGTGGCTAAGTTGAATGCTGGTGAGAACAGAGAGAAACATATACCGGCAAAGAACGTTATCGCCAGTCCAATTATTGTGCTTCTCCCAGTAACCTATCAACACAATCCTCAAGCTTTCAGAGATAATATTAATAGTTTCTTTTGTTAAGGAAAGATAAAAGTTAGTTTCAACCTTTATAGCTCTTTGTTTCTCAAGCTCTATAAGAAAAGCTGCACTCCCTTTCTCTTGAGCTAACCCATTTGCAGGATTTGTCTCCATTTGGAAGGAGGACACATTCTCTAAACTGAAACAAGAATCAAGATTATTGCCAAACCAGACCAACGTAAACCAAGAGAAAGACTAGTagtgaatctttttttttttaaaaccttttGAATTCTTGGAGTTTGGATTTGTTGTCATCTtcgtttgatttataaacaGCTGAGCCGAAACAAACAGCTACCAAGAAACAAGCGATGCCCGGGAAAAGGATTTCAGCTCTGTTGATTCTATCATCCAAGAAGTAGTTCAACGTTGTGCCTatgcaaaaataaatattgaaagaACCAAAAGGAAAATTACCAGAAGAAGGACATGGTCAGTTAAAAGTAGTTGAAGAAAGAAGCGTTTACCGATAACAACGGCGATACTAGCTGTGATGACTTCGGTGACAGATAAACCAACAAAAGCCCAAGCATATTGTGTTGCTAAGGTTCCAAGGTTAAGAACTATTCATCCAGCCATTGCAAACATCACAGACTGCTTATTATCCTGTGACAATAAACCACGTTTCAGAAACATAAAATGACTGCAAGATTTTGAAAGAGTATGAATGAATGTCTATGTAACTCACTTGAGAAAGCTGGGCCAGGAAATTAGGTCTGCTTGGACCTATTTGGCCTAGTGTAAACGCTATCGTAACTGCAGCTAACAGGTTTGTGAGTGTGTAGTCAAGATAAATGTGTTGAGGAAGTCGACCGCGTCTTTCCGTTAGAGTCATGATTGCTGGCCATGTCCCTAAGAAGAGCAGAGCCAGTAGCATGCAAATGATTGCTCCTTCTTTGCTCTCTATCATATACATCTCTCACTCTCTATGTATAccacaaaaaacaaaatcttcatCAAATAAAAGAAGTGAGACATCTAATTTTCGATGTCTCTAAAGTGGAACTAGCTTGTGTTCACGTGAAGtttgaataatataaaacaatacTCAAACTGATAAAAGAAGATCTACATGATAACCTCTGTTCCACTAAAGAACACTGTCAAATATCTGGTCTAGATGCATATTAAAGATCGATATCAAACTAAAACTGAGACGTGTTACCTAGTTCTGTTAAATATCTGTAAAGAAGTCAGGAAAAggtgaaaatgaaaaacaaaaagcaACACAAGAAAAATCTTTAGAGAAGCAATAAGAGAATAGACTAAAATGGTACGGATCTTTGACTAGTACGTGTGTTTCTTGAAAGAGAGTATCTTTTAAAGCTTTTGTAGATAACCTCAGAAGAGAGACAGTACAAGAAAGAACTTAGCTTACCATTTGATTGGTAGATCCAGATTTAGAAAGAACTTTGCTTCCCAtattgtataataaaataaataaatctcaaGTTGCGTTATGATTAGTTTCCCTAGTTATTGccaattatattatatataagtaaCCGCATTTCAAAAACCGCAAATGTATAGCTGCAAGTTATTGAAAGAGATGTATGAATCTATGTGTAACTGACTTGAGAAAGCTGCTTGATAAATTTGGTCTGCTTGGACCTATTAGAGCACCCACAACAACaaatctttaacaacaaatctttAACAAcaacttttgaaatattttatttttctttgtcttttttcgtccggatttaaaaaaaaaaaaattggtcaaTCGCGGGCTTCCACACGACAGTGGAGCCCGCACACAGTGAAGAGGCTGCCAGAAAAGAGATCCGTAAATTGAGACTTTAAGAGATAATTATGGCacaaattcttaaatatttggactctatatattattataataatttgttGTTAAGTATTTGTTGTTGTGGGTGTTCTTAGAGTCATGACTGCTTGCCATGTCCCTAAGAAGAGCAGAGCTAAGAGGATACAAGTGATTGCTCCTTTGCTCTCTATAATATTACATCCTACACTCTCTATGTATATACTTATGAAATCACGAAAGAACCGTTGgataaaaaaagaataagaaggaAGATTCTTAGAGCATCTGCAATAAGAGTCTTTAAGAGGGAAtctttagagaaaaaataattaaataatcagtggACTTTATCAAAAGCTAAAGATTCAATCCTTAAAATCCTTAAATAAGGACTCTTTCTTAATGAATCCTTGCACTATTTGTGGGTCGCCAcatgtgtaaaaaaaaaaaataatacttaaaaaatcaaaatacactTTTTCTAAGAACTCTTCTTCTTTGGATAACACCATTGCTTATTGGTAGTCCCAACATTGGTCCTTAGTGTTTTTGGTGTGGGGCACATCACCTTTTTGCTAGAAACTTTTTGCTCAAATGTCCATAATTAAGAAATGTTCCAAGGGTTGTTCCTAAATGTTTGCAGGTCTCACTAACACGTGACGGCACGCAACTggttcatatttaattttttttttttttaaatcagaaaaaaaaaatttaaggacCAAAAAAAGTCTCAgccgataatcatgctcttaggctACCTGAGTTCGAGTTAAGGTTTCAAGAACAGAACACAAGACACATCTTTGTAAAATCTACAGAAAACTCAAACCTCTGTTTCACTACATTTTATTACTTTCCTCGATCTAAATCAAAACACTATTGGTTGTTTCTGGTGAGATCATAAACATAAAAGATCGACCATCACTCTttgtctttatttatttttaatctttctAGGAACTGTTACGTTCTGAATGTTTCAAAGCAAaacagaaaacatatatataaagtcTATCAACAAATTTTGCTGGGACGAATCGAACTTATAACTAAGacattaaaaagagaaaaagcatgcaaacaaaacagaaaagcTTGTTTGATACTCTCTTAGCTAGAAACACACAAAGACTAAGCAAACCACTGAGattcatttatataaaaacagGGCTTCTTACTTATGCCATACGATTTCATTCGTGGCAATATTGAAGACACCACAATTCGAACCACGATGATCATGATCTGGCCACACGTACGTCATCATCAACGAAACAGATTGAACCACTCTTGACtccatcaccaacatctttaaCAGGTGCCCTTACTGTAACCCCATGACCAAAAATCAACATCTCATGATCTCCAATAGATTCTACTCTTTCCCACTTGCTACTCTCATAATATAAGCATTGTATGAGGACGTTAGGGTAAAAAAATTTTGGATGTTAAGTTtactaaaatatgaatataatttattttagatagttatttaaaaaaattatatgctcGTGTGGTGTAGTGTAGACACCAAGCGTTTAGCACATCAAACGACAACCTTACTGTAACATCAAACGACAACCTTATTGAAATAACAACAAGTAATGCTGTGGAGTTAGTTTGTATCCAAGAGCTGTTTATTATCAAATAGAGAAGAGGAAAAGCAAGTGCCTTGGATGAAGACAGAGGGTTCCAAGGACAAGTGTAAAACCGTTGAGCCAcgtgatctctctctctctctctctctctctctctctctctctctctctctctctctctctctctcatggaCAAAGAAAGCATGCTGCTTTGCGTGAAGCATTGAGTGTGGTTATGGTACCAGTTGGATTAACTCTCCCTATGGTTAGTTAGTTGTTGCTTTAGGTTAAAGCTCCTGCCAGCAGTATATGAGCTTGGGTGTGATCAAAGAAGATTCAAAGAGAAGAGGAAATGAAAAGCGAACAAACAGTTACACCCGTCACCGCTGCGGTAAATGTCTCGCCGGAGCTATTTACGTAGGTATAGCAGGAATGGTCATACCCCCACTTTTCCGGCGTCTATATCGAGTCCTAACCCCACTGAGTCAAGCTCAGGTTTAATAAAACCCCATTTCTTCCAagtaataatttcattttacaaTCAAAAAGAGAATTTTGGTTTCTGTGAATCAGTATGTTCGTAACTGTGCTCGGGAGTGTTCAGCATTAGCCGCTGCAGGTTGTGGAATTGAATCCATGATGAGAGGAATCAGAGGCAAAGACGATCTTACGAATCAGTTTATGCACTTGCCTTAGCTGAGAATCTTCATGTTGTTTGATATTTAATTTGATGAAACcctgtttttatgtttttgattgtatattttattacagAATTTTTGTTTCTGATTCGGGGTTTGACAACTCTGCAGCTTGGTCTCAGGATCAGGTGCTGGGTTGGCATACTCTTTTGTGAGGCAAGGCTTGAAACTGAAGCCTGCACACGCACTCTCCTGTGCTGCTGGTTGCGCTGTTTTGTCAGGAACAGAGTGTAAggtgattgattgattgttcattaatcAATACAAAAGAGTAtatattcttcttcttacttaacaccgttttttgttttgttttcgcTTCAGATGAATGAAATATTCAGTGCAACAAGTGAACGTTCCACCAGGGGCAAGGCTTTTGATAATTGATCCATATCAAGAGTTAACCACCTATGAAAACTCGAAGCCAagaacataattttttcactgAAATTTTATGTCTGCTTAAGTAAAAACAACTTTATTGAAATATCAAAACCGGACCTCGTAGTCTAACATCCAACGATCTCTTCAATCGTTTTCGCCATTTGAGAAATGAGATAATTCTTCCAATCACCAACGTCACATTTCCTAAAGAACACATTTGGATTCTACACCAACTCTTATCGTCTACGCAAACTACAAGTTCACAGTTTCGTCCACCGATCCACTCTCTTGTTCCTCCTCGGTGAATGGACAATTCAAGAGTTCAGCGGGTCTCTTGACTTGAAACGAGGCTCCTCAATGATCTCTTCATACTTCATAAACAAAACATTCTCCTTAGAATAGCTCACTttccaattgttttttttttttttttttgaattatacagggGTATCCTGATCCCAGTGGTCCAGACTAGTTTTGTATTGCCACGTGTCAGTCTCTTGTCATTggcgatgccgaaatgttaattACCCAGTGGCCGAGACTCGAACCCTGCTGGTTTCACCGTATTGAGCTTTTTACCCGCAAGTTAATCACCACCAGACCACAAACCTTGGTTATGGCAGAAACTGAGACAATTTCGTTTCAAGAATTCTTGAGTGAAGCCGCCGGAAAAAAATGCAAAAGAGTAACCATCAAAGTCGACAATAAATCTGCAATTGCGCTTACGAAAAAAGAATCTTGTGTTTCATGGTCGGAAGTGAACAGAAGGCGGATATCCTCACAAAATCGCTTGATAAAATAAAGTTCAAGAAGATGAGAAATCTTACTGGAGTTTAAGATGTGTAAGTTTAAGcttaaaaaagaagaatgttGAATTAAGCTTTAAACATAAGGTAACTTGAGACACAAGTCAGAGACCTAATCCTACCGAATTATGGAAATCGTCCCATACTTTTTAATCTCCAAGCTGCTCAAACTACGCAAAGTACACAAGTTCACGATGTACTCCACCGTTCCGCTCTCTTCCTCCGTGAATGGACGGTTTCAAGAACTCAGCGGGTCTCTTGACTTGAAAACCAGGCTTCAAGCAATGTATTCAAATGCATACGTGCAGAAAAAAATTGGATGCGTACGTGCTATTTATAGTAAATCGTTTTATAGTAAGAGTACAACCATGTGGTATAAGCGTTTCTGGATAGTTCAGCGATATTTGAAGCAATGAATTATCTCGCTGCTGGTAGATTTTGACGCATTTGATCATTGGCTCACCCTGTGGTCCAAAATCGCTCGCAGTCGTTACTACACtcctttattttgtttaaaataacaacatatgtttttttttttttttttttt
This genomic interval from Brassica napus cultivar Da-Ae chromosome A6, Da-Ae, whole genome shotgun sequence contains the following:
- the LOC106421830 gene encoding putative F-box/kelch-repeat protein At4g39756: MVARQTKSLSRGDRFGLLKHAISYLYEKSLKVFTLTINKLISTFARNPTTSSTAPQLTSPSFSSLPDEIVVTCLAHISKSHYPKLSLVSKRFNSLIFSNELHLARSRSKTRENVLHVFLQLPGHRLPSWYSMWIKPGQTLTNELKEENSNSTGNAMLVPIPSSYSPSAPTLYLGTFSSKQYKLRHCNNSPVSSLLWVRNKGVLTPWGKSKYSPWLKAPRMKVARENAIARALDGKIYVMGGCNADESASWAEAFDTNTQTWESLPDPGPELRFSLIKSMNVTKRRVYVESSGKYDHYYNPKEGRWGVSSKVRKFGRKCEIGHVWYFCRKRGFFWYDTKLKSWRMVKGLEVLNKYCSVGVIAIANYGGKLLILWDKFDQCQNKEIWCSVIALERRSGDHEVWGTVEWASVVLTVPSSYVFFRCQVKSV
- the LOC111199051 gene encoding LOW QUALITY PROTEIN: putative F-box protein At2g03610 (The sequence of the model RefSeq protein was modified relative to this genomic sequence to represent the inferred CDS: deleted 2 bases in 2 codons) produces the protein YESSKWERVESIGDHEMLIFGHGVTVRAPVKDVGDGVKSGSICFVDDDYVWPDHDHRGSNCGVFNIATNEIVWHSKKPCFYINESQWFA
- the LOC111198754 gene encoding chloroplastic import inner membrane translocase subunit HP30-1-like translates to MSLGVIKEDSKRRGNEKRTNSYTRHRCGKCLAGAIYVGIAGMVIPPLFRRLYRVLTPLSQAQYVRNCARECSALAAAGCGIESMMRGIRGKDDLTNHLVSGSGAGLAYSFVRQGLKLKPAHALSCAAGCAVLSGTECKMNEIFSATSERSTRGKAFDN